From Coffea arabica cultivar ET-39 chromosome 2e, Coffea Arabica ET-39 HiFi, whole genome shotgun sequence, the proteins below share one genomic window:
- the LOC140037223 gene encoding protein TIFY 3-like, whose amino-acid sequence MNMDLFQKNNGSRGCDCDIASVRKALMMMKGLHRESSSGGAGGASGGGGEGAGIRRMPFPPGYFGASRPPSRLERSLLRGFKKTPSIGDQTELTAQLTIFYAGMISVYEDVPADKAQAIMLLANQCSVEVEPLQVQNVTKADATTKPIPTSNSPLLANVPEDLPIARRHSLRRFLEKRRDRIVNKFPYASSDDR is encoded by the exons ATGAATATGGACTTGTTTCAGAAGAACAATGGTAGCCGTGGTTGTGATTGTGATATTGCTAGCGTTCGCAAGGCACTGATGATGATGAAGGGTCTTCACCGTGAGTCGTCGTCCGGAGGAGCAGGCGGCGCCAGTGGTGGCGGTGGCGAGGGTGCAGGGATTAGAAGAATGCCGTTCCCACCTGGATATTTTGGTGCTTCTCGACCACCTTCCCGTCTGGAACGATCTTTGCTCCGCGGATTTAA gAAGACTCCATCGATCGGGGACCAGACTGAATTAACGGCACAGCTGACAATCTTTTATGCTGGAATGATCAGTGTGTATGAGGACGTTCCTGCTGACAAG GCCCAAGCTATTATGCTTTTAGCAAATCAATGCTCTGTAGAAGTAGAACCCCTTCAAGTCCAGAATGTGACAAAAGCAGATGCTACCACCAAACCAATTCCAACATCCAATTCACCATTACTCGCCAATGTCCCAGAAG ACCTTCCAATTGCCAGGCGACACTCCCTCAGGCGTTTCCTGGAGAAGCGTCGTGACAG GATAGTAAACAAGTTTCCTTATGCTTCTTCGGACGACAGATGA